The Fortiea contorta PCC 7126 genome has a segment encoding these proteins:
- a CDS encoding antibiotic biosynthesis monooxygenase family protein, translated as MILEAVILNIKSGQEYEFESVFKNASIIISSMPGYLSHELHRCIEVRGKYLLLVKWETLADHTVGFRGSTEYQEWKKMLHHFYDPFPTVEHFEQV; from the coding sequence ATGATTCTAGAAGCAGTAATTCTCAATATTAAATCTGGGCAGGAATATGAGTTTGAATCTGTTTTTAAAAATGCTTCTATAATTATCTCATCTATGCCAGGATATTTATCCCATGAATTGCATAGATGTATAGAAGTTCGGGGTAAATATTTATTACTTGTTAAATGGGAAACTTTAGCAGATCATACTGTAGGATTTAGAGGCTCTACTGAATATCAAGAGTGGAAAAAAATGCTGCACCATTTTTATGATCCTTTTCCTACAGTTGAGCATTTTGAGCAGGTGTAA
- a CDS encoding GAF domain-containing protein → MSQLNFPPAITNILESDLPADIFFPKLLQAVGEFLQCDRCFLYLHNPNLYLGKVAFCWVRTPNLPSIHNEEWVSQPSSLVDEDPMFAAALRTQPSIFVEDVETADSQILNRQFEQENFGHRALIHAHICDDGQLWGVLQPCIFNHPRIWTEYEREVINNIVEKIAPLTVAYIKSDFH, encoded by the coding sequence ATGTCTCAGCTAAATTTTCCTCCAGCGATCACTAACATTTTAGAATCCGATTTACCAGCAGATATTTTCTTTCCTAAACTGCTACAAGCTGTGGGTGAATTTTTGCAGTGCGATCGCTGTTTTCTCTACCTACACAACCCCAATTTATATCTCGGTAAAGTCGCTTTTTGTTGGGTTCGTACTCCAAATTTACCCAGTATCCATAACGAGGAATGGGTATCGCAACCCTCATCTTTAGTAGATGAAGATCCGATGTTTGCGGCCGCGCTGCGTACTCAACCATCAATATTTGTTGAAGACGTGGAAACTGCTGATTCTCAAATTTTAAATCGGCAATTTGAACAGGAAAATTTTGGACATCGTGCTCTCATTCATGCTCATATTTGTGATGATGGTCAACTTTGGGGTGTATTGCAACCATGCATTTTTAATCATCCCAGAATTTGGACTGAATATGAACGAGAGGTGATTAATAATATTGTAGAAAAAATCGCCCCTTTGACAGTTGCTTATATCAAGTCTGATTTTCATTAA